Proteins co-encoded in one Vibrio aquimaris genomic window:
- a CDS encoding heavy metal translocating P-type ATPase yields MNSQNNLNLPSPCYHCGEEVPDNTNFSVEILGQKRVMCCPGCESVAQTILDSGLVSYYQYRTTPAQKAELIPEQLQTLIHYDNEEVQSEFVRHKEQYSEVTLSLEGVSCAACAWLIEKQLASQNGVVSMRVNTTTHRAVLVWDKTQAQLSELLSAIHRLGYKAAPFEADKQEATYHKQMKQYLYRLGIAGLATMQVMMLAVALYLEVFGDLEPEFKNYFRWVSLIFATPVMLYSALPFYINAWRSIQGKTLGMDVPVSLAMIFAYVSSLIATVTESGEVFFESISMFAFFLLLGRFLEMRARRKAAAASGNLLKLIPAMATRLDGEQVPVKTLKVGDRIRVLPGENIPSDGKIVLGRVHIDESMLTGESIPVVKSVDDYVYAGTMNGEESFELEVTSTKADSMISSIIRLQDEAQLSKPRIAQIADIVARYFVAVILITAASTWVYWHQTKPNDAFWIMLSVLVATCPCALSLATPTALTCATSRLGNLGILLRKGHVFETLCKVNHLVIDKTGTLTHGEIVISDIQTFSSISEIEVSQIASSIESHANHPIARAFDTYRNPNIHVSDVENIIGSGLVGNYHGSIVKIGSASFVLNTHNTTKPNQIYMSLDGEHIATFTYQDPIRAESKAFIDRFQQAGISVTLLTGDSHQNAELTANEIGIKKVVSEAKPEDKLNYLNSLDKTEITMMLGDGINDAPTLAGAHLSVAMGGGTDAAKASADMVLLGDQLDRVLAARDLALQTRNIIRENLAWSLGYNALILPLAIAGLIAPYFAVIGMSASSIIVVSNSLRLLKEKQG; encoded by the coding sequence TTGAACTCACAAAATAACCTTAACTTACCTTCTCCTTGCTACCACTGCGGAGAAGAAGTACCAGATAATACAAATTTCAGCGTTGAAATTTTAGGCCAAAAGAGAGTCATGTGCTGCCCCGGATGCGAAAGCGTCGCGCAAACGATTCTCGATAGTGGCCTTGTGTCTTATTACCAATATCGTACTACTCCTGCACAAAAAGCCGAATTAATCCCTGAGCAACTCCAAACTCTAATCCACTACGACAATGAAGAGGTACAATCGGAGTTTGTACGCCATAAAGAGCAATACTCAGAAGTGACATTGTCACTAGAGGGTGTGTCATGTGCTGCATGCGCATGGCTGATTGAAAAACAACTTGCATCACAAAACGGCGTTGTGTCTATGCGGGTCAATACTACAACTCATAGAGCAGTTTTGGTTTGGGATAAAACTCAAGCACAACTTAGTGAATTACTATCTGCCATACACAGACTCGGGTACAAAGCTGCACCTTTTGAGGCAGACAAGCAAGAAGCAACCTATCACAAACAGATGAAACAGTACTTGTATAGGCTGGGTATTGCGGGACTAGCAACAATGCAAGTCATGATGCTGGCTGTTGCTCTTTATCTAGAAGTGTTTGGGGATTTAGAGCCGGAATTCAAAAATTACTTCCGCTGGGTGAGTTTAATCTTTGCTACGCCTGTGATGCTGTATTCCGCACTGCCTTTTTATATCAATGCATGGAGAAGTATTCAGGGAAAAACTCTGGGCATGGATGTTCCTGTATCTTTGGCTATGATTTTTGCCTATGTATCAAGTCTTATTGCTACTGTAACAGAGTCAGGAGAAGTTTTTTTCGAATCCATCTCTATGTTTGCTTTTTTCCTGCTTCTTGGCCGGTTCCTAGAGATGCGTGCAAGGAGAAAAGCCGCAGCGGCAAGTGGTAACTTGCTTAAGCTCATCCCAGCTATGGCCACACGGTTAGATGGTGAGCAAGTTCCGGTAAAAACGCTCAAAGTGGGTGATCGTATTCGTGTTTTACCCGGTGAAAATATTCCATCAGATGGCAAGATAGTGCTAGGTCGAGTACATATTGATGAGTCCATGTTGACTGGCGAGTCCATTCCTGTGGTCAAAAGTGTAGATGACTATGTTTATGCGGGCACCATGAATGGCGAAGAATCATTTGAGCTTGAAGTCACGTCAACAAAAGCAGATTCAATGATCTCCAGTATTATACGTCTTCAGGATGAGGCTCAACTATCCAAGCCTAGAATAGCTCAAATTGCAGATATTGTAGCGCGCTATTTTGTCGCCGTTATTCTGATCACAGCCGCGAGTACATGGGTATACTGGCACCAAACTAAGCCAAACGATGCATTTTGGATCATGTTATCTGTGCTCGTTGCTACATGCCCATGCGCGCTCTCACTGGCAACACCTACAGCCCTAACATGTGCAACATCAAGATTAGGAAATCTGGGGATCCTTCTTCGTAAAGGTCATGTTTTTGAGACCCTATGTAAGGTCAACCATCTCGTTATAGACAAAACTGGAACCTTAACCCACGGAGAGATAGTGATCAGTGATATACAAACTTTCTCATCTATTTCAGAAATTGAAGTTTCACAGATAGCCTCTTCAATCGAGTCTCATGCAAATCATCCAATAGCACGAGCATTCGACACCTATAGAAATCCCAATATTCATGTGTCGGATGTTGAGAATATTATAGGGTCTGGACTAGTAGGCAACTACCATGGAAGCATAGTCAAAATAGGTAGTGCTTCCTTTGTTCTAAACACTCATAACACCACTAAGCCTAACCAAATTTACATGTCTCTAGACGGTGAACACATAGCAACATTTACTTATCAAGACCCAATTCGCGCGGAATCTAAAGCCTTTATTGACCGCTTTCAGCAAGCAGGAATCTCTGTCACTCTTCTTACAGGAGACTCACATCAAAATGCCGAGCTAACAGCCAATGAAATTGGTATCAAAAAAGTAGTATCTGAGGCAAAACCAGAAGATAAACTCAACTATCTTAACAGCTTAGATAAAACAGAAATTACTATGATGCTTGGCGACGGCATTAACGACGCTCCAACTTTAGCAGGCGCTCATTTGTCAGTCGCTATGGGCGGAGGCACTGATGCAGCGAAGGCATCGGCAGATATGGTCCTACTTGGCGATCAACTGGACAGAGTATTGGCAGCTAGAGACTTGGCATTACAGACACGTAATATAATACGCGAGAATTTAGCTTGGTCACTCGGTTACAACGCACTCATCCTTCCGCTAGCCATCGCTGGTTTAATTGCCCCATATTTTGCTGTTATTGGTATGTCTGCAAGCTCGATTATAGTAGTATCTAACTCTCTTCGTTTGCTGAAAGAAAAGCAAGGTTAG
- the ccoS gene encoding cbb3-type cytochrome oxidase assembly protein CcoS, producing MESLYILIPIAIVLVCVAIAIFIWAVKSEQFEDLERQGHNILFEDDKEDESTPK from the coding sequence ATGGAAAGCCTTTATATCTTAATCCCGATAGCAATTGTTTTAGTCTGTGTTGCAATCGCCATTTTTATCTGGGCAGTAAAGAGCGAGCAGTTTGAGGACTTGGAACGTCAGGGCCATAATATTTTGTTCGAAGACGACAAAGAAGATGAGAGCACTCCTAAATGA
- a CDS encoding sulfite exporter TauE/SafE family protein, producing the protein MTPDWFGAFLIGIIGAGHCMGMCGGIASLLSTNSPSQSVLVPIFYNVGRLISYCVIGAIVGGAISTVAEFSQVNQSLTWLRLIAALFMILLACYIGKWWHGLVYIERLGQKLWKRIAPAGQSLLPLKSPLYALPFGLVWGWLPCGLVYSTLTWAAVSGSALNGAFIMVAFGLGTMPAMLFIGISVSHTNKLQKSNFLRQSGAALILLYGLYTVQQTITLLSAS; encoded by the coding sequence ATGACACCTGACTGGTTCGGTGCGTTTTTAATCGGCATAATTGGGGCTGGACATTGTATGGGGATGTGCGGTGGTATTGCATCTTTGCTAAGTACCAATTCTCCTTCACAATCAGTATTAGTCCCTATCTTTTATAATGTAGGGAGACTGATAAGTTACTGTGTTATAGGAGCTATTGTTGGCGGCGCTATTTCTACTGTCGCAGAATTTAGCCAAGTTAACCAATCACTGACTTGGTTACGGTTAATCGCAGCCCTGTTCATGATACTACTCGCTTGTTACATAGGTAAATGGTGGCACGGCTTGGTTTACATTGAGCGTTTGGGTCAAAAGCTATGGAAACGGATAGCCCCTGCTGGGCAATCACTCTTACCATTAAAGTCCCCTCTTTACGCTCTTCCTTTCGGTTTAGTCTGGGGATGGCTTCCGTGTGGACTCGTCTATTCTACATTGACTTGGGCAGCGGTTTCAGGCAGTGCATTAAATGGTGCCTTCATTATGGTCGCATTTGGTCTGGGGACAATGCCCGCGATGTTATTTATCGGTATCAGTGTCAGTCACACAAACAAACTCCAAAAATCCAATTTTCTTCGCCAATCTGGCGCTGCACTCATTTTGCTTTATGGGCTCTATACCGTCCAACAAACAATAACCTTACTATCAGCAAGCTGA
- a CDS encoding FNR family transcription factor, with the protein MIPEKPATKRIQSGGCAIHCQDCSISQLCIPFTLNENELDQLDQIIERKRPIQKGQELFKAGDSLKSLYAIRSGTIKSYTITEQGDEQITAFHLAGDLVGFDAITEDSHPSFAQALETSMVCEIPYETLDDLSGKMPKLRQQIMRLMSSEIKGDQDMILLLSKKNAEERLAAFLYNLSTRFSQRGFSPREFRLTMTRGDIGNYLGLTVETISRLLGRFQKSEILSVKGKYITILDHDTLMELAGVSSES; encoded by the coding sequence ATGATTCCTGAAAAGCCTGCGACAAAACGTATCCAATCCGGTGGTTGTGCAATTCACTGTCAAGACTGTAGTATCAGTCAGTTGTGCATACCTTTCACTCTCAATGAAAACGAACTAGACCAACTCGATCAAATTATTGAACGAAAAAGGCCTATACAAAAAGGACAGGAGCTGTTTAAAGCTGGAGATAGTTTAAAATCTCTCTACGCTATTCGTTCAGGGACTATCAAAAGTTACACAATAACCGAGCAAGGGGATGAGCAGATTACTGCCTTCCACTTAGCAGGCGATCTTGTCGGATTTGATGCTATAACAGAAGATTCTCACCCAAGCTTTGCTCAAGCGCTAGAAACATCTATGGTATGTGAAATCCCGTACGAAACCCTTGATGACCTATCGGGCAAAATGCCTAAGCTTAGACAGCAGATCATGCGTTTGATGAGTAGCGAAATTAAGGGTGACCAAGATATGATTCTTCTACTCTCTAAAAAGAATGCAGAAGAACGTCTAGCGGCTTTCTTATATAACCTATCAACAAGATTTTCCCAAAGAGGATTTAGTCCGAGAGAGTTTCGTCTTACGATGACAAGAGGAGATATCGGCAATTACCTTGGGTTAACTGTTGAAACCATATCTCGATTACTAGGGCGCTTTCAAAAGTCGGAAATTTTGAGTGTAAAAGGTAAGTATATCACTATCCTAGATCATGATACTCTTATGGAACTCGCAGGTGTCTCTTCAGAATCCTAA
- the uspE gene encoding universal stress protein UspE, whose protein sequence is MSIYNKILVVADINKDEQPALARAMQLAAQSRSRSKVCFFLSIYDFSYDMTSMLSVDERDAMRRGVIGQREQWMHKVAKPYTEQNQNVDFDVKVVWHNRPYEAIIAETFAGNHDIVIKGTRKHDVLESVIFTPTDWHLLRKCPSPVLLVKNSDWPENASILASVHVGSENDTHLGLNDSMVEQLNSLSERLGAKPYLVNAYPVTPANITIELPEFDPNTYTDAVRGHHLTAMKALRQKHGYDEQQTVVEQGLPEDVIPESATKLNAAMVIVGTTGRTGLSAVFIGNTAEHVIDKINCDVLALKPKGYVSPLDPKTGA, encoded by the coding sequence ATGAGTATCTATAATAAAATACTTGTCGTTGCCGACATCAACAAAGATGAACAGCCTGCCTTGGCTCGCGCCATGCAACTTGCGGCTCAAAGTCGTTCTCGTAGTAAAGTGTGTTTCTTTTTGTCGATCTATGATTTCTCCTACGACATGACATCAATGTTGTCTGTTGATGAGCGTGATGCTATGCGCCGTGGTGTGATAGGACAACGCGAACAATGGATGCATAAGGTTGCGAAGCCATACACAGAGCAAAATCAAAATGTAGACTTCGATGTAAAAGTAGTTTGGCATAACCGTCCCTATGAGGCTATCATCGCCGAAACCTTTGCCGGCAATCACGACATTGTAATCAAAGGAACTCGAAAACATGACGTTTTAGAGTCAGTCATATTCACCCCTACGGACTGGCATTTATTGCGTAAGTGCCCTTCTCCTGTATTGCTAGTGAAGAACTCAGACTGGCCAGAGAATGCCAGTATACTCGCCTCTGTCCACGTTGGTTCGGAAAACGACACCCATCTTGGCCTTAATGACAGTATGGTGGAACAATTAAATAGCTTAAGTGAACGTCTAGGAGCCAAACCTTATTTAGTCAATGCCTATCCTGTCACACCTGCGAATATAACCATAGAGCTCCCTGAGTTTGACCCCAATACTTATACTGATGCGGTTCGTGGCCACCACCTAACTGCAATGAAAGCATTACGACAAAAGCATGGTTATGATGAGCAACAAACCGTCGTTGAACAAGGGCTGCCAGAAGATGTTATACCGGAATCTGCAACAAAGCTAAACGCTGCGATGGTTATTGTAGGAACAACCGGCCGCACTGGCTTATCCGCTGTATTTATTGGTAATACGGCAGAACATGTCATAGACAAAATTAACTGTGATGTTTTAGCACTTAAACCCAAAGGTTATGTAAGTCCACTTGACCCTAAGACAGGTGCTTGA
- the ttcA gene encoding tRNA 2-thiocytidine(32) synthetase TtcA: MNQVDTRKETLEYNKLQKRLRRNVGNAITDYNMVEDGDVVMACISGGKDSFAMLDILLQLQKSAPIKFEVIAVNLDQKQPGFPEHILPEYFETLDIPYYIVDKDTYSVVKEKIPEGKTTCGLCSRLRRGTLYSFAEKIGATKIALGHHLDDIVETLFLNMFHGARLKAMPPKLRSDDGRNVVIRPLAYCREKDLIKYAEHKEFPIIPCNLCGSQEKLERKAVKAMLIEWDSKTPGRVEKVFKSIQNVSPSQLADREIFDFVNLPLSRDVEREEYEFTEATVSSTNIDESMFIDVTNI; encoded by the coding sequence ATGAATCAGGTAGATACAAGAAAAGAAACGCTAGAGTATAACAAGCTTCAAAAGCGTCTTAGACGTAATGTGGGTAATGCCATCACGGATTACAACATGGTGGAAGACGGAGATGTTGTCATGGCATGCATTAGTGGTGGAAAAGATTCTTTCGCTATGCTCGATATTCTATTGCAGTTACAAAAATCGGCACCTATCAAGTTTGAAGTAATTGCTGTTAATCTCGATCAAAAGCAACCTGGTTTTCCAGAACACATTTTGCCTGAGTATTTTGAAACTTTGGATATTCCCTATTATATCGTTGACAAAGATACATACTCAGTCGTTAAAGAGAAAATACCGGAAGGTAAAACCACTTGTGGTCTTTGCTCTCGTCTACGTCGTGGCACGCTATATTCATTTGCTGAAAAAATAGGTGCAACTAAAATTGCACTTGGTCATCACTTGGATGACATCGTTGAGACGCTTTTTCTTAATATGTTTCATGGTGCGAGATTAAAAGCAATGCCTCCAAAATTGCGTTCCGATGATGGTCGTAATGTGGTTATTCGTCCTTTAGCATACTGTCGTGAGAAAGATCTAATTAAATATGCTGAGCATAAAGAGTTTCCTATTATCCCTTGTAATCTTTGTGGATCGCAAGAAAAACTAGAACGTAAAGCGGTTAAGGCCATGCTCATAGAGTGGGATAGTAAAACACCTGGAAGAGTAGAAAAAGTATTCAAGTCAATTCAAAATGTTAGCCCTAGTCAGCTCGCTGACAGAGAGATATTTGATTTCGTTAACCTTCCTTTGTCTCGAGATGTAGAAAGAGAAGAATATGAGTTTACGGAAGCAACTGTGTCTTCTACAAACATCGACGAATCTATGTTTATTGACGTAACCAATATATAG
- a CDS encoding DUF2987 domain-containing protein, which yields MNKLFFTLSLGGLLSLHALPIQAQEYMFTYSKLFTHLKQNTKQGHEDVKVGFFFLNAETKQNCTIQKAWMEKEQHYEELKSTRYHELIVPVDNNLKSANPLVFVQTSQNERCDFSMVVMTKQPLNGKVSYADVEKLMPQMQTMLEDLGGMFASWFTPDVEGVTMEFDNQLNGQVEFSNGGTKPIVNGKVQVALSDIGKGGTMMLPQETSRVLPYLPKAN from the coding sequence ATGAACAAACTATTTTTTACCCTGTCCCTTGGGGGATTACTCTCGTTGCATGCATTACCGATACAAGCTCAAGAATACATGTTCACATACTCAAAACTTTTTACCCATCTAAAGCAAAATACGAAGCAAGGCCATGAAGATGTCAAAGTAGGCTTTTTCTTTCTCAATGCAGAAACAAAACAAAATTGCACTATTCAAAAAGCTTGGATGGAAAAAGAGCAACACTATGAAGAATTAAAATCCACTCGCTATCACGAGTTGATAGTTCCTGTAGACAATAACCTCAAGTCAGCCAATCCTTTAGTTTTTGTTCAAACTTCTCAGAATGAACGATGCGACTTTTCTATGGTTGTCATGACTAAGCAGCCATTAAACGGCAAAGTTTCTTATGCAGATGTGGAGAAGTTAATGCCTCAAATGCAAACTATGCTTGAAGATTTAGGCGGCATGTTTGCTAGTTGGTTCACACCCGATGTTGAAGGTGTGACTATGGAATTTGATAATCAACTTAACGGACAAGTTGAGTTTTCCAATGGTGGTACAAAGCCGATTGTAAATGGTAAAGTGCAAGTTGCATTATCAGATATAGGTAAAGGAGGCACCATGATGCTTCCGCAAGAAACCAGCCGCGTCTTACCTTATCTGCCCAAGGCAAATTAG
- a CDS encoding glucosaminidase domain-containing protein has protein sequence MRKSELVALAAAGVIAGCSFYDYEKRQPPKIQQTTSAIQPIASPSFDVYAIGEAPDFTSIENVTAKKRAFFDYLRPGIAYENQRVLNERNRLDAIRDDFVSGMVSDRDIEYAKTLSKRYRVKLDSSGIDKQWLDQMLHRVDVIPEALVLVQGANESAWGTSRFATQANNYFGQWCYTAGCGVIPLKRGEGMIHEVAKFTSVQESIEGYFMNVNRNKAYEELREIRYQRHLRGESLTDTTAALALTQGLLKYSERGEEYVKDLQAMIRHNQPFWKDNE, from the coding sequence ATGCGTAAAAGTGAGCTCGTTGCACTTGCTGCAGCTGGCGTAATAGCTGGTTGCAGCTTCTATGACTATGAAAAGCGTCAACCTCCCAAAATTCAACAAACCACGTCAGCAATTCAACCGATAGCCTCGCCGAGTTTTGACGTTTACGCTATTGGTGAAGCGCCGGATTTTACATCTATTGAGAATGTAACAGCAAAAAAAAGAGCGTTTTTTGACTACTTGCGACCAGGAATTGCTTATGAAAATCAACGTGTTTTGAATGAACGTAACAGACTTGATGCTATCAGAGATGACTTTGTTTCTGGGATGGTTTCTGATCGAGATATTGAGTATGCGAAGACTTTATCTAAACGGTATAGGGTGAAACTCGATTCATCGGGTATTGATAAGCAATGGCTTGATCAGATGCTTCATCGTGTTGACGTCATCCCTGAAGCTTTGGTCTTGGTACAAGGCGCTAACGAGTCTGCCTGGGGTACCTCTCGCTTTGCAACTCAGGCTAATAATTACTTTGGGCAGTGGTGTTATACCGCTGGTTGTGGCGTTATTCCACTTAAAAGAGGTGAGGGCATGATTCATGAAGTCGCTAAATTTACCTCAGTACAGGAATCGATAGAAGGCTATTTTATGAATGTAAATCGTAATAAAGCCTACGAGGAGCTGCGAGAAATACGTTATCAGCGACATTTGCGTGGCGAAAGCCTGACAGATACAACGGCGGCCCTCGCTCTTACACAAGGATTGCTGAAATATTCCGAAAGAGGTGAGGAGTATGTCAAAGATCTGCAGGCAATGATAAGGCACAATCAGCCTTTTTGGAAAGACAACGAATAA
- the potA gene encoding spermidine/putrescine ABC transporter ATP-binding protein PotA, with amino-acid sequence MGEKQTLNNKQLETKPVIQLCGVNKSFDGKQIIKNLDLDVNHGEFLTILGPSGCGKTTVLRMIAGFEDADEGKVIIDQQDVTQIPAEKRHVNTVFQSYALFPHMTVYENVAFGLKMQKVPSSDIHSRVIEALKMVRLDNLAQRKPHQLSGGQQQRIAIARAVVNKPKVLLLDESLSALDYKLRKQMQVELKQLQRQLGITFIFVTHDQEEALSMSDRIIVLRDGVIEQDGSPKEIYEEPKNLFVARFIGEINVFEATMIERLDERRVLTKIEGVESIVYYDKDAARQGDVFKVLLRPEDLRLEEISESEQKGIVGHILERTYKGMTLDSIVQLTSGMRVMVSEFFNEDDPDVDHSIGQKVSVTWVESWEVVLDDKQET; translated from the coding sequence CTGGGAGAAAAACAGACGTTGAACAATAAACAACTTGAGACAAAGCCCGTTATCCAATTATGCGGGGTCAATAAAAGTTTCGATGGTAAACAAATTATCAAAAACCTTGACCTTGATGTAAACCATGGTGAATTTCTTACTATATTAGGGCCGTCGGGCTGCGGGAAAACAACCGTCCTCAGAATGATTGCAGGCTTTGAAGATGCAGATGAGGGAAAGGTTATCATCGACCAGCAAGATGTCACTCAAATTCCTGCCGAGAAAAGACACGTCAATACTGTTTTCCAAAGTTATGCCCTATTTCCTCACATGACGGTATACGAAAATGTAGCATTTGGGCTAAAGATGCAAAAAGTGCCTAGCTCGGACATACACTCTAGAGTGATAGAAGCGTTAAAAATGGTACGTTTGGATAACCTTGCACAACGCAAACCCCATCAACTCTCGGGAGGGCAACAGCAGCGTATCGCAATCGCCCGCGCAGTAGTTAATAAACCTAAAGTTCTGCTCCTAGATGAATCATTGTCTGCTCTAGATTACAAACTGCGTAAGCAGATGCAGGTGGAATTAAAGCAACTTCAACGCCAGCTAGGTATCACATTTATTTTTGTCACTCATGATCAAGAAGAAGCGTTGTCGATGTCAGATCGCATCATAGTGCTACGTGATGGTGTCATCGAGCAAGACGGTTCACCAAAAGAGATTTATGAAGAACCAAAAAATCTCTTCGTTGCTCGGTTTATTGGTGAAATAAATGTTTTCGAAGCAACCATGATCGAGCGATTAGACGAAAGACGTGTATTGACAAAAATAGAAGGTGTCGAGTCGATTGTTTATTACGATAAAGATGCCGCTCGTCAAGGAGATGTATTCAAGGTTCTTTTGCGTCCAGAAGATCTACGTCTTGAAGAAATAAGTGAATCAGAACAAAAAGGCATTGTCGGTCATATTTTGGAACGCACATATAAAGGTATGACTTTAGACTCAATCGTTCAGCTAACATCTGGAATGCGTGTAATGGTCAGTGAGTTCTTTAATGAGGACGATCCAGATGTCGATCATTCTATCGGGCAAAAAGTGTCGGTCACATGGGTTGAGAGCTGGGAGGTCGTCCTAGATGATAAGCAAGAAACTTAA